The sequence ACCCGCTCGCCCGGGCCGTCCGGGACGACCTGGCCGCGCGCGGGGTGACGGTGCCGGTCCGCGCGCCCGGCCGGGGCCGGACCGGGCGCTGCCTGGTGCTGCTGCTTCCCGACGGCGAGCGGGCCTTCCTCATCTGGCAGGGCGAGCGCTGGCGGCTGCGGATGCTGCCGGACGCGGTGGAGGCGTGCCTGGCCGACGCCGGGTCCTGTCAGGGGATGCTGGTGGAGGGCTATCTGCTGGCCTCCGAGGAGGGCTGTGCGGCGGCCCGTGACGCCCTGCGGGGCGCCGTCGCGCTCGGCGCGCTGCGCATCCTCGCCCTCTCCGACCCCGCCCTCGTGCGCACCCGGCGCTGGCGCTTCGCCGAACTGCTGGCCGCCGGGGTCGACGTCGTCCTCGGCAACGAGGCCGAGGCCACGGCCCTCACCGGCACCGACGACGCCGAGGCGGCGGCCGCGGTGCTGGCCCGGCACGGCATGCTCGGCGTGGTCACACTGGGCGCCCGCGGCGCGCTCGCGCACGGGCCGGGCGGCCGGCACCGCGTCAGCGCGCCCGGCTCCCCGGTCACCAGCGCGGTCGGCGCCGGCGACGCCTTCGCCGGCGGCTTCCTCAACGGCCTGCTGTCGGACCTGAGCCACCCCGAGTGCCTCGCGCTGGGCGTCGCCAGGGCGCGGACGGTCCTCACCGTACGGCAGGCGCGGGCCCCCGTGCCGCCCGAGCCGGCCCGAAGACCCTGAATTCCGAGCGCGAGGAAAAAACGGTCGACCACGTTTTTTCGACGGGAAATCCGTCGGGACGGTGCGACGATTTCTCCTGCCCGAATTCCACGGAATTCAGGCAGGGTTGGCAGTCCGCTCTTGGTGTGGTAATTCTTCATCGGGCGGAACATGGTTTCGGGAGAGGGGTCGTTCTCATGACGGTTACCGTGCGCACCGAAGGTATCGGCCCGTCCGCCGTCTTCGCGCTGCCGTGGCTGGTCGCCGACGAACTCGGCTATTTCGCCGAGGAGGACGTCGCGGTGGAATTCGTCCGGAACCGCGCGGAGCAGAAGCTGACCGAACCGGTGGCGGACCACGAACTGGTCGACTCGATCCGCAACCACGTGCCCTTCGAGGAGGGCCGCGTCGACCTGTACCGCGCCTGCGAGTGGGGACAGATCCGGCGCGCCCACGACAGCCGCCGGGGAGCGAAGATCATCGGGAAGCGCTCGTCGGTCGCCGTGATGGCCCTGATGGCGGCGCCCGGCTCGGCGTACCTCTACCCGCAGACCCTGGCGAACGCGCCCGTGGCGGTCAGCTTCCACAACGGCAACCACTACGCGGCGATCCAGATGCTGGAGGGCTTCCTGGAGGCCGACGAGATCAAGACGGTGGGCTACCACACCATCGACGGCTACCGCGCCGTCCAGTCCGGCGAGGCGGCGGCCGTCGCCCTGTCGGAGCCGTGGATCACCCTGGCCGAGAAGCAGGGCTTCCAGAAGGTCATCGAGACGCACTACGCGGGACTGGAGCTGGTGGCGCCGGACTTCGACCGCGCCGTCTACGCGGCCTGCAACCGGGCGATCGACCGGGCGGTCACCGCGCTCGACCGGGACAAGCGCCCCTACCTGCACTATCTGATCGACTCGCTGCCCGAGGACTTCGCGGGCGAGATCACCCCGGACGACTTCCACCTGCCGCGGCTGCGCTACGTGCCTCCACAGCCGTACACCCGCCTGGAGTTCGAGAAGGCCTACGCCTGGATGCGGCGCTGGGGCCTGATCGAGCCGGGGGCCCGGTACGAGGACCTGGTCGTCCAGGACCCGGAGACGGACCCGGTCCGCTGAGCGGGACGGACGCAGACCGAGGCCGTCCGAGGAGACCGAGGGAGACGCCATGTCCGAGCCCCTGTCGCAGGAATGGGGCGTGCGCGTCCGTACCGGATGCCGCGTCAGCTTCACACTGATCGACCTGAACGGCGAGACCGGCCGCCGCAACGGCATGGCGTCCATGGCGCTGCGCTCGCCCGGCCTGGAGGCCGTCGTCCTGCCGCACCACGAGAACGCCGTCGAGGCGGACGAGAACGGCTCGGCCCACCTGCGCGCCGTCGGCGCCCTGCTGGACCGCCTCAGGGAGGCGTGGGACGGACCGCCGGCGAAGGTGGTGATCCGCAAGGGGCTGCCGCCGCACACGGGCTTCGGCTCGGGCACCACCACGGCCGTCGCCGTGGGCCGCGCCTACGCCCAGTTCGCCGGGCTCTGTGTCCCCACCGCGGAGATCGCCCGGACCGCGGGCCGGGCCGGCACCTCGGGCGCCAGCCCCAACCTCATAGAACGCGGCGGCTTCCTCGTCGACGGCGGCCATCTCAACCCCGACGACTTCGCCGAGGACCCGAAGCGCTATCTGGTCCCCACCCGGTTCGCGGGCGGCGGCAAACGGCCCCCCGTGCTGATCTCCGCGCCGTTCCCCACCTGGCCGGTCCTGGTGATCATCCCGAACGGCCACCAGATGCACGGCGAGACCGAACGGCAGTTCTTCGCCCGGACGCTGCCCATCCCGGCCGAGGAGGCCCGCCGCACCGCCCACGCGGTCCTGATGAACCTGGCCACCTCGGTCCTGGAGGCGGACTACCCCTCCTTCTGCCGCGCGGTGAACTTCCTGACGTACGAGAGCCACTTCAAGCAGAAGCAGATCGACATGCAGTCCTCCCAGGTGAAGTACCTGCTGGAGGAGGCGCGCCGGGGTCAGGAGATCGACGCCGTCGCGATGAGCTCCGAGGGGCCGATGTGCTACGCCTTCACCCGGCGTCCGCGGGCCGCCCTGCGGTGGCTGTCCGGGCTGCGGGAATCCGGCGTCGTCCGCGAGTTCTGGTTCAGCGGTGCCCGCAACGTCCCCGCCGACGTCGACTGGGTCCCGGTGCTCGACGACGACGGCCGGACCACCGTCGCCTGACCCGCCGGGAACGAGCACGCGAGGAGGCAGCAGTGCCGAAGAGGTTCTCGACCAAGGATCTGCACGTCCGGCGGGAGCCGTCCGACGGGCGCGGCGGAGTGGGCAGTTTCCGGTTCACCGACGACTACTCGGTCTTCCACTACGGCAAGATGCCCGACTCCGTCCCGGGCAAGGGCGAGGCCTGCTGCCGCATCGCGGTCTTCAACTTCGGCCTGCTGGCCGAGGCGGGCGTGCCCAGCCACTTCCGCGCCTTCCATCCGCCCGACCGGATGGAGTTCGACCTGCTGAGGGTCCTCGACCCGCGCGAGCGGCCGCTCGGGCCGGCGGACGTCAACCACCTCGTCCCGCTCCAGGTCATCTTCCGCACCATGCTCCCCGAGGGCTCCTCGGTGCTGCGCCGCCTGCGGCTGGGACGCCTGCAACCGGCCGACCTCGGTCTCACCCGGCCGCCCGCTCCCGGCACCGTGCTGGACCGCCCGGTCATCGAGTACACCACCAAGCTGGAGGAGATCGACCGCTTCGTGGGCCGGGACGAGGCCGCGGCGATCGGCGGGCTGGACACGGAGCAGCAGGCGGAACTGGAGGACCGCACCCGGCTGGTGGCCGAGGTGGTGGCCGAACACGCCCGCCGCGTCGGACTGGTGCTCGCCGACGGCAAGGTCGAGTACGGCCGGGACGCGCGGGGCCGGCTGATCCTGGTCGACCACGCGGGCACCCCCGACGAGGCCCGGCTCCTGCTGGACGGCGCCCACGCCGACAAGCAGGTACTGCGCGACCACTACGCGGTCACCGGGCTGCAGTCCCGCGTGGAGGAGTGGGTCCGGGAGGGCCGGCCCCGCTCGGCCTGGCCCGCGCCCGACCCGCTGCCGCGCGAGGTGGTGGCACTGGTCGGCGAGATGTACCGGTCGCTGTGCGAGCTGTGGACCGGCACCCGGGTGTGGGGCGCCGACGACCTGGACCGGGTGCTGGACCGGCTGGCGGCCCTCGCGCCCGGCGCCCGCCGTACCGAGCCCGGGGCGGGTGCGGCATGGACCTGATCATCGTCGGATGCCAGGCGGGCGACGAGGGCAAGGGCAAGTTCACCGACATCGCGTGCGCGTCCGCGTACGCCGTCGTCCGCTACCAGGCGGGCCCCAACACCGGTCACACCGTCGTGGCGGACGGCGCCGAGCACCGGTTCGTGCAGGTGCCCGCCGGGGTGCTGCGCGGCGCCGTCGCCGTGCTCGGCAACGGCTGCGTCATCGAACCGGTGGCCCTGCTGGCCGAACTGTCCGCGCTGCGCGCGGCCGGACTGCGGGTGGACCTGCGGATCAGCGAACTGGCGCACGTCATCTTCCCCTACCACGTAGAACAGGACGCGGCCGAGGAGGACTGGCGCGGCACCGAACTCGCCACCACCGCGGCGACCGGCTTCGCGCACGGCACCGGCCGGCTCGGCACCACCGTGCGCGGCGTCGGCCCCTGCCGGGAGGACAAGGCGGCGCGGATCGGCCTGCGGATGGCCGACCTGCTGGACGAAAACCTGCTGCGCGCCCGGCTGTCCCGGCTGGTGCCGCTCAAACGCGGGCTGCTGGAACGCGTCCTCGGCCGTCCGGCGGCCCCGGAGCCGGCCGGCGAGGAGATCGACCGGCTCGTGGCGCGGTACGGCGCGGCCGGCCGGCGGCTGGAACCCCACCTGTGCGACGTGTCGCGGTTCCTGCGGCAGGCCCGCGCCGACGGACGGCACATCGTCTACGAGGGCGCCCAGAGCTTCGGCCTGGACCTGGAGCACGGCACCTACCCGTATGTGACCAGCGGCTACAGCGGCGCCGGCGGCGTCACCGTGGGCACCGGCACCTCCCCGGCCCAGGACTTCAGCGTGCTCGGCGTCGCCAAGGCGTACACCGTGCAGGTCGGCGGCGGCCCGCTGCTGGCGGAGGTGGACGGCGCGGTCGCCGACCACCTCGTCACCCGGGGCCGGGAGTGGGGCACCGTCACCGGCCGCAGGCGCCGCGTGGGCTGGTTCGACCTCCCGATGGTCCGGCGCGCCGTCGAGGTCGAGGGCATCCGGCGGCTGTGCCTGACCAACATCGACGTCCTGGCCGGCCTGGCCGAGGTCAGCGTGGTCACCGGGTACCGGATCGGCGGCCGGGTCACCGACACCTTCCCGTCACGGCTGCCCGACCTGGCGGCGGCCACCCCGGTGCTGCGGCGCTTCGACGGCTGGGCGGACACGGACTGGCCCAGCGTGGCGCGCCGGGGCCCGGCGGCGCTGCCCGGCGCCGCCCGGCACTACATCGACCACCTCGCCGACGCGCTCGGCGTGGAGATCGCCGCCGTCGGCGTGGGCCCCCGCCGCGAGGACACCGTCCTCCTCGGCGACACACCCCTCCTGGCGCCCGCGGCGACACCGCCGCGCCACGGCACGACCACCGGCCCGGAGGCGACCCGTGCCCGTTGAGCACCCGGCGGCCGGCGGTGTGACCGCCGCACCCGAACGGCTCCCGGCCCGCGCCGCACCGGACGCCCTCGCCGCCGCGCCGGACGGGCGGCCCGGCACGGTCCCGGCCTCCCGCACGCAGTGCCGCGCCCGCCCGGCGCCGGACCCGTGGGCCGCCGTACCCGACGAGGAGGGGCGAGTGTGAACGGACAGGAGAGCACCGGCCGCTGTCTCATCACGGCCGGCCGGGTCTGGGACGGGGTTGCCGCCGAATCCGTCCGGCACGGCTTCGTCCTCGTGGACGGCGACCGCATCGCCGCCGTCGGCCGGCAGGCGGACCTCGGCGACGGCGACGTCACGGCCGGCTCCCGGCTGGACCTGCCCGGCGCCACCCTCATGCCCGGGCTCATCGACGCCCATGTGCACCTGACCTTCAGCGGATCGGACGTGCCCGTCCGCGACTACAAACGGGAGGCCCGGGCCGGCGCCGCGGCCCTCGCCGTACGCGCCGTCGTCAATCTGCGGGCCGCCGTGGAGGCCGGCGTGACCACCGTCCGCGACCTGGGCACCCTGAACGAGGTCGCCTTCCCGCTGCGCGCCGCGGTCGCCGACGGCCGCATCCCCGGACCCCGGGTGCTGACCAGCGGGCAGCCGATCACCGTCACCGGCGGCCACTGCCACTGGTTCAGCCACGAGTGCGACTCGCCCACCGACATCCGGGTCGCCGTCAGAACGCAGGTGCGCGACGGCGCGGACTGGATCAAACTCATGGTCAGCGGCGGCAATCTGACACCCCGGACCAACCCGGTGCGCCCGCAGTTCAGCGAGGAGGAGGTCCGGGCCTGCGTGGACGAGAGCGACCGGCTGGGCCGCCCGGTCGCGACCCACGCCTACGACCCGCTCAGCATCCGCCGGGCCGCCGCCGCGGGCGCCCGCACCATCGAGCACTGCCTCTTCGAGACGGCCGACGGCATCGCGTACGACCCGGCCACCGCCGACCTGATGGCCGCCCGCTCCATCGCCTTCGTCCCCACGATCAGCGGCGCCCTGCACCGGATGCGAGACGGCACCGAGCTGATCGCGCCCCGCTTCCGGGACCGGCACCGGCGCCTGCGCGAGGTCTTCGGGCTGCTGCTCGCCGCCGGGGTGCCCCTGGTCGCGGGCTCGGACGCGGGCGTCCCGCACCGCGCCTTCGACGGGTTCCCGGCGGACCTGGCGGCCCTGGTCGGGGAGGACGGCATCGGACTGACCCGCCACCAGGCGCTGGTCGCCGCCACCTCCGGCGCCGCGGCCGGGCTCGGCCTCGACGACGCCGGCGTGCTGGCCCCCGGACACCGCGCCGACCTGCTCGCGGTGGACGGCGACCCGCTGCGCGACATCGGGGCCCTGCTGCGAGCGCGGCTGGTCGTCGCCGCCGGACGCCGGGTGCGCGGGCCCGAGGCACCGGCCGGCTGACGCAAGACGGCGGCATCGCACGCAGCCGGCCTCGGCACGAGCCTGACGGGAGCACGCATGAAATTCGGCATCTTCTTCGAACTGTCGGTACCACAGCCGTTGGGCCGCGCCGACGAGATACAGGCCTACCAGGACGCCCTGGAACAGAGCAGGCTGGCCGACGAACTGGGGTTCACCACGGCCTGGGCGGTCGAGCACCACTTCCTCCAGGAGTACTCGCACTGCTCGGCCCCCGAGGTGTTCCTCACCGCGGTCGCCATGTCGACGTCACGGCTGCGCGTCGGCCACGGCGGCGTGGTGTGCGTGCCCCAGATCAACCATCCGGTGCGTGTCGCCGAACGGGCCGCCGCCCTCGACATCCTCTCCGGCGGCCGGCTGGACGTCGGCACCGCACGCGCCTCGACCATCACCGAACTGGGCGGCTTCATGGCCGACCCGGACAGCACCAAGATGTCCTGGGACGAGTACATCGACGTACTGCCCCGCATGTGGACCGAGGAACACGTCCGCTACGACGGCACCACCTTCACCCTGCCCGAGCGTCCCGTGGTGCCCAAACCGGTGCAGGACCCCCACCCGCCGCTGTGGGTGACGGTGACCTCTCCCGGCACCGAGCGCGACGCGGCCGACCGGGGCATCGGCTGCCTCGGGGTCGCCGCGGCGAGCTTCAAGGAACAGGAACGGCGCACCGGCGAGTATCGCAAGCGCATCCAGCAGTGCGACCCGGCCGGACGCGCGGTCAACGACCAGGTGGCCACCATGAACTACCTCTTCTGCCACGAGGACGACGCCACCGCGGCCCGGATCGGCGGCGCCATGTTCGACGCCTTCGGCATGCTCAACAGCCAGCTGCTGTGGGCGCGGGAGGTCTATCCCACCCCGGCGTACCGGTCGCTCGGCAATCTCGCGCCGGGCGGGGTCGACCGGGTCCGCGACGACAGCCCGGCGGCCCGGCGGCCCGTTCCCGAGGGCGTCGCCATCGGCGACCCGGACCGCATCGTCAAGGCCGTCAAGATCTGGGAGAGCATGGGCGTGGACGCGATCAACTTCCTGCTGAACACGGCGAATCTGGTGCCCCAGGACCAAGTGCTGGCCAGCATGCGGCTGTTCGCCGCCGAGGTCATGCCGCACTTCGCGGAGGGCGGCAGCTGATGCTCAGCGGAACCGCCGACCCCGAGACCCTGGCCGTGGGCGCCCCCTACGTCGCCGCCCCCGCCACCGAGCCGCTGGTCTGCCACGGCGCGGAACTCCTCCAGATCGTCTACCAGATAGACGGCCGCGCCCGGCAGGAGATCCTGCCCCCGGCCCTGCACCCGGTCAACCCGCCGGTGATCACCGTGTCCGTGCTGCGGGCCGCCGAGAGCGACGCCGGACCGTTCACCCTGGCCGAGACCCGCGTCGTGTGCCGCAGCGGCGCGCGCAGCAGGGGCTTCCACGTGTCGTGCTTCGTCGACGGCGAGGAGGCGGCCCGGCTGCTCGCCCGAAGGTGGGGACACCGGGTCCGCCCGGCCGCCGTCGGGCTGCGGCTGCGTTACCACGGAGCCACCGCCGAGGTCCGCGCCGACGGCCGCCTCCTGCTCGACGCGCGCCTGCTCGACCCCGTCCCGCTGGCCCCCGCCGACCTGCAGTTCACCGACTCCATGCACCTGGCCCGCACGCCGCGCGGCCACCGGCTCGTCCAGGTCGAGCGCGGCTACGACGTCACGGCCGCCCAGCGCGGCCGGCCGGTGCTGGCCGCCTTCGAGGCCGCCGGCTGGGGCGAGCCCCGGCTGCGGCCCGCGTACCCGATATCGGCCGTCTCGCTCACCGGTGACGTGGTGTTCCGGCCGGTCCGGTACCTCTGCCGCGCCGATGTGAGCGCCTCCGAAGGGACGGAACGCATTGACCACGCCTAGCCCCGAGCACGCGCCGGACGGCCCGAGCGCCCACCTCACCGGCCACCGGAACGCCGCGCCGATGCGGCCCGGGCCCACCGGCCCGCTGAAGGGTGTCCGGGTCGTCGACCTCACCCGCGCCGTGTCCGGCCCGTTCTGCACGATGCTGCTGGGCGACCTCGGCGCCGACGTCGTCAAGATCGAGCCGCCCGCCGGGGACCTGCCCCGGTTCGCGGGCCCGTTCACCAAGGACGACACCGGCCGGCACTACGGCGGGCTGTTCGCCAGCATCAACCGCAACAAGCGGGGCATCGTCCTGGACCTCGGCGCCCCCGCCGACCGGGAGCGGCTGCTGAAGCTCGTCGACACCGCGGACGTGCTGGTGGAGAACTACCGGTCGGGCGTGATGGAGCGCTGGGGACTGCAGTACGAGGCGCTGCACGCCCGCAACCCCCGGCTGGTGTACGCGGCGATCCGCGGCTTCGGCGACCCGCGCACCGGCACCAGCCCCTACGGGGACTGGCCCGCCTACGACATCGTCGCCCAGGCCATGGGCGGGCTGGTCAGCATGACCGGGCCGGCCGGGCACGAGGGCGTCCGCGTCGGCCCGACCATCGGCGACCTGTACCCCGCCACGCTGGCGGCCGTCGGCATCCTCTCCGCCCTGCACCACGCGCGGGCCACGGGGGAGGGCCAGATGGTCGACGTGGCCATGGTCGACTCGATCGTCTCCCTGTGCGAGACCGCCGTCTACCGGTACTCCTACACCGGAGTGGTCAGCGCTCCCACCGGCAACAGCCATCCGCAACTGGTGCCCTTCGACATCTTCCCCACCAAGGACGGCCAGTGCGCCATCGCCGCCCCCACGGACAACCACTGGAAGGTG comes from Streptomyces sp. SCL15-4 and encodes:
- a CDS encoding beta-ribofuranosylaminobenzene 5'-phosphate synthase family protein, yielding MSEPLSQEWGVRVRTGCRVSFTLIDLNGETGRRNGMASMALRSPGLEAVVLPHHENAVEADENGSAHLRAVGALLDRLREAWDGPPAKVVIRKGLPPHTGFGSGTTTAVAVGRAYAQFAGLCVPTAEIARTAGRAGTSGASPNLIERGGFLVDGGHLNPDDFAEDPKRYLVPTRFAGGGKRPPVLISAPFPTWPVLVIIPNGHQMHGETERQFFARTLPIPAEEARRTAHAVLMNLATSVLEADYPSFCRAVNFLTYESHFKQKQIDMQSSQVKYLLEEARRGQEIDAVAMSSEGPMCYAFTRRPRAALRWLSGLRESGVVREFWFSGARNVPADVDWVPVLDDDGRTTVA
- a CDS encoding acetoacetate decarboxylase family protein, with amino-acid sequence MLSGTADPETLAVGAPYVAAPATEPLVCHGAELLQIVYQIDGRARQEILPPALHPVNPPVITVSVLRAAESDAGPFTLAETRVVCRSGARSRGFHVSCFVDGEEAARLLARRWGHRVRPAAVGLRLRYHGATAEVRADGRLLLDARLLDPVPLAPADLQFTDSMHLARTPRGHRLVQVERGYDVTAAQRGRPVLAAFEAAGWGEPRLRPAYPISAVSLTGDVVFRPVRYLCRADVSASEGTERIDHA
- a CDS encoding ABC transporter substrate-binding protein, producing MTVTVRTEGIGPSAVFALPWLVADELGYFAEEDVAVEFVRNRAEQKLTEPVADHELVDSIRNHVPFEEGRVDLYRACEWGQIRRAHDSRRGAKIIGKRSSVAVMALMAAPGSAYLYPQTLANAPVAVSFHNGNHYAAIQMLEGFLEADEIKTVGYHTIDGYRAVQSGEAAAVALSEPWITLAEKQGFQKVIETHYAGLELVAPDFDRAVYAACNRAIDRAVTALDRDKRPYLHYLIDSLPEDFAGEITPDDFHLPRLRYVPPQPYTRLEFEKAYAWMRRWGLIEPGARYEDLVVQDPETDPVR
- a CDS encoding carbohydrate kinase family protein, which codes for MAPASLVALGDALADLVVAVRPQVCARLGVEPGAADFLEFDALAEVLARLEREGARAAVSAGGSAANTCVAFAADGGRAALATASMDDPLARAVRDDLAARGVTVPVRAPGRGRTGRCLVLLLPDGERAFLIWQGERWRLRMLPDAVEACLADAGSCQGMLVEGYLLASEEGCAAARDALRGAVALGALRILALSDPALVRTRRWRFAELLAAGVDVVLGNEAEATALTGTDDAEAAAAVLARHGMLGVVTLGARGALAHGPGGRHRVSAPGSPVTSAVGAGDAFAGGFLNGLLSDLSHPECLALGVARARTVLTVRQARAPVPPEPARRP
- a CDS encoding CoA transferase, yielding MTTPSPEHAPDGPSAHLTGHRNAAPMRPGPTGPLKGVRVVDLTRAVSGPFCTMLLGDLGADVVKIEPPAGDLPRFAGPFTKDDTGRHYGGLFASINRNKRGIVLDLGAPADRERLLKLVDTADVLVENYRSGVMERWGLQYEALHARNPRLVYAAIRGFGDPRTGTSPYGDWPAYDIVAQAMGGLVSMTGPAGHEGVRVGPTIGDLYPATLAAVGILSALHHARATGEGQMVDVAMVDSIVSLCETAVYRYSYTGVVSAPTGNSHPQLVPFDIFPTKDGQCAIAAPTDNHWKVLCETMGRPDLVADERTRTNGDRVANAALVHRAIAGWTLRRTTAEIAAELGGRVPLGPVNDAADLFTDPHVRARDMLVAVDQPGDARPVVFPNCPIRFTATPSGVYRRPPLLGEHTAEVLAALDDDGPARG
- a CDS encoding LLM class flavin-dependent oxidoreductase; this translates as MKFGIFFELSVPQPLGRADEIQAYQDALEQSRLADELGFTTAWAVEHHFLQEYSHCSAPEVFLTAVAMSTSRLRVGHGGVVCVPQINHPVRVAERAAALDILSGGRLDVGTARASTITELGGFMADPDSTKMSWDEYIDVLPRMWTEEHVRYDGTTFTLPERPVVPKPVQDPHPPLWVTVTSPGTERDAADRGIGCLGVAAASFKEQERRTGEYRKRIQQCDPAGRAVNDQVATMNYLFCHEDDATAARIGGAMFDAFGMLNSQLLWAREVYPTPAYRSLGNLAPGGVDRVRDDSPAARRPVPEGVAIGDPDRIVKAVKIWESMGVDAINFLLNTANLVPQDQVLASMRLFAAEVMPHFAEGGS
- a CDS encoding adenylosuccinate synthase, translated to MDLIIVGCQAGDEGKGKFTDIACASAYAVVRYQAGPNTGHTVVADGAEHRFVQVPAGVLRGAVAVLGNGCVIEPVALLAELSALRAAGLRVDLRISELAHVIFPYHVEQDAAEEDWRGTELATTAATGFAHGTGRLGTTVRGVGPCREDKAARIGLRMADLLDENLLRARLSRLVPLKRGLLERVLGRPAAPEPAGEEIDRLVARYGAAGRRLEPHLCDVSRFLRQARADGRHIVYEGAQSFGLDLEHGTYPYVTSGYSGAGGVTVGTGTSPAQDFSVLGVAKAYTVQVGGGPLLAEVDGAVADHLVTRGREWGTVTGRRRRVGWFDLPMVRRAVEVEGIRRLCLTNIDVLAGLAEVSVVTGYRIGGRVTDTFPSRLPDLAAATPVLRRFDGWADTDWPSVARRGPAALPGAARHYIDHLADALGVEIAAVGVGPRREDTVLLGDTPLLAPAATPPRHGTTTGPEATRAR
- a CDS encoding amidohydrolase family protein codes for the protein MNGQESTGRCLITAGRVWDGVAAESVRHGFVLVDGDRIAAVGRQADLGDGDVTAGSRLDLPGATLMPGLIDAHVHLTFSGSDVPVRDYKREARAGAAALAVRAVVNLRAAVEAGVTTVRDLGTLNEVAFPLRAAVADGRIPGPRVLTSGQPITVTGGHCHWFSHECDSPTDIRVAVRTQVRDGADWIKLMVSGGNLTPRTNPVRPQFSEEEVRACVDESDRLGRPVATHAYDPLSIRRAAAAGARTIEHCLFETADGIAYDPATADLMAARSIAFVPTISGALHRMRDGTELIAPRFRDRHRRLREVFGLLLAAGVPLVAGSDAGVPHRAFDGFPADLAALVGEDGIGLTRHQALVAATSGAAAGLGLDDAGVLAPGHRADLLAVDGDPLRDIGALLRARLVVAAGRRVRGPEAPAG
- a CDS encoding phosphoribosylaminoimidazolesuccinocarboxamide synthase, giving the protein MPKRFSTKDLHVRREPSDGRGGVGSFRFTDDYSVFHYGKMPDSVPGKGEACCRIAVFNFGLLAEAGVPSHFRAFHPPDRMEFDLLRVLDPRERPLGPADVNHLVPLQVIFRTMLPEGSSVLRRLRLGRLQPADLGLTRPPAPGTVLDRPVIEYTTKLEEIDRFVGRDEAAAIGGLDTEQQAELEDRTRLVAEVVAEHARRVGLVLADGKVEYGRDARGRLILVDHAGTPDEARLLLDGAHADKQVLRDHYAVTGLQSRVEEWVREGRPRSAWPAPDPLPREVVALVGEMYRSLCELWTGTRVWGADDLDRVLDRLAALAPGARRTEPGAGAAWT